A single genomic interval of Heliangelus exortis chromosome 20, bHelExo1.hap1, whole genome shotgun sequence harbors:
- the BAIAP2 gene encoding BAR/IMD domain-containing adapter protein 2 isoform X16, which yields MAEVHRQIQNQLEEMLKSFHNELLTQLEQKVELDSRYLSAALKKYQTEQRSKGDSLDKCQAELKKLRKKSQGSKNPQKYSDKELQYLEAISNKQGELENYVSDGYKTALTEERRRFCFLVEKQCAVAKSAITYHAKGKEMLTQKLPLWQQSCSDPNKIPDRAIQLMQQMAASSNGTIMPSPLSTSKSNLIISDPIPGAKPLPVPPELAPFVGRMSAQEAMPVMNGVSGPDSDGYNHWSEMKPAQPKSLSPPQPQKQLSDSYSNTLPVRKNVTPKNSYASAAENKTLPRSSSMAAGLERNGRTRVQAIFSHAAGDNSTLLSFKEGDLITLLVPEARDGWHYGESEKTKMRGWFPFSYTRVLDNDGSERVHTGLQQGKSSSTGNLLDKDDIAIPPPDYGMASQAFQAQGANTFKQRPYSVAVPAFSQDYLMPYGCAIKDYPSGLCQPPSAHYKPYTRSTAGLDDYGTRSVSRNPFANVQLKPTVTNDRSAPFIS from the exons CTCAAGTCCTTCCACAATGAGCTCTTGacacagctggagcagaaggtgGAGCTGGACTCCCGGTACCTGAGT gctgcactgaaaaaataccaaacagaGCAAAGGAGCAAGGGGGACTCGCTCGACAAgtgccaggcagagctgaagaaaCTTCGGAAGAAGAGCCAAGGCAGCAAAAACCCCCAGAAATACTCGGACAAGGAGCTGCAG tACCTCGAAGCCATCAGCAACAAGCAGGGTGAGCTGGAAAACTACGTCTCTGATGGCTACAAGACCGCGCTGACGGAAGAGAGGAGACGGTTCTGCTTCCTGGTGGAGAAACAGTGTGCGGTGGCAAAGAGTGCCATCACCTACCATGCCAAG gggaaGGAGATGCTGACGCAGAAGCTGCCACTGTGGCAGCAATCCTGCTCGGATCCCAACAAGATCCCAGACCGTGCTATACAGCTGATGCAGCAGAtggctgccagcagcaatgGCACCATCATGCCCAGCCCTCTGTCTACATCCAAATCCAACCTCATCATCTCTGACCCCATCCCTGGTGCCAAacctctccctgtccccccgGAGCTGGCACCTTTTGTAGGA CGCATGTCGGCACAGGAGGCCATGCCGGTGATGAACGGAGTCTCGGGCCCAGACAGCGATGGGTACAACCACTGGTCTGAGATGAAGCCAGCACAGCCCAAATCTTtatctcctccccagcctcagAAGCAGCTGAGTGACTCTTACTCCAACACACTCCCAGTTCGCAAAAACGTGACACCGAAAAACAGCTACGCCTCAG cagctgaaaacaaGACGCTGCCGCGCTCCAGCTCCATGGCTGCCGGGCTCGAGAGGAACGGCCGGACGAGGGTGCAGGCCATTTTCTCTCATGCTGCTGGAGATAACAGCACCCTCCTGAGCTTCAAGGAGGGAGACCTCATCACACTGCTGGTGCCAGAGGCCAGAGACGGCTGGCATTATGGAGAgagtgagaaaacaaaaat GAGGGGATGGTTTCCGTTCTCCTACACACGGGTCCTTGACAACGATGGCAGCGAGCGGGTCCACACAGG cctgcagcaagggaagagcagcagcaccgGCAACCTGCTGGACAAGGACGACATCGCCATCCCACCGCCTGACTACGGCATGGCCTCCCAGGCCTTCCAGGCACAAGGTGCCAACACCTTCAAGCAGCGGCCGTACAGCGTGGCCGTGCCCGCCTTCTCCCAG GACTACCTAATGCCCTATGGGTGTGCAATTAAAGACTATCCCAGTGGCCTCTGCCAGCCGCCCTCTGCTCACTACAAGCCTTACACTAGGTCAACAGCT GGTCTCGATGACTACGGGACGAGGTCCGTCAGCAG